From Variovorax sp. J2L1-78, the proteins below share one genomic window:
- the phnX gene encoding phosphonoacetaldehyde hydrolase yields MTSKPTTLGAVVFDWAGTILDFGSCAPMGAFVRLFEKFGVELTIAEARGPMGMAKWDHIHALGQLPRVAAQWQTVHGTPFGNADVDHLYEVFTPMNAAVVADFADFIPGAVAMVDALRARGLKIGSTTGYNRPIMDIVTPIAAAGGYVPDNLVCAGDLAAGRPSPLMMYRTFADIGVWPPSRVVKVDDTGVGIEEGLNAGTWTVGLAISGNAVGLPLAQWEALDAAQQAVLRQAATAKLKAAGAHYVIDSVADLMPVIEDIEAKLKQGITP; encoded by the coding sequence ATGACTTCCAAACCAACCACCCTCGGCGCCGTCGTCTTCGACTGGGCCGGCACCATCCTCGACTTCGGCTCCTGCGCCCCGATGGGCGCCTTCGTGCGCCTGTTCGAGAAGTTCGGCGTCGAACTCACCATCGCCGAGGCGCGCGGTCCCATGGGCATGGCCAAGTGGGACCACATCCATGCGCTCGGCCAATTGCCGCGCGTCGCGGCGCAATGGCAGACGGTGCACGGCACGCCCTTCGGCAACGCCGACGTGGACCACCTCTACGAGGTCTTCACGCCGATGAACGCGGCGGTGGTGGCCGACTTCGCCGATTTCATTCCGGGCGCCGTGGCGATGGTCGATGCCCTGCGCGCGCGCGGGCTGAAGATCGGCTCGACCACCGGCTACAACCGCCCGATCATGGACATCGTGACGCCCATCGCCGCCGCTGGCGGCTACGTGCCGGACAACCTGGTGTGCGCCGGCGACCTGGCGGCCGGCCGTCCATCACCGCTCATGATGTACCGCACCTTCGCCGACATCGGCGTGTGGCCGCCGTCGCGCGTGGTGAAGGTGGACGACACCGGCGTCGGCATCGAGGAAGGCCTGAACGCCGGCACCTGGACGGTCGGCCTGGCCATCAGCGGCAACGCGGTCGGCTTGCCGCTGGCGCAATGGGAGGCGCTCGACGCGGCACAGCAGGCGGTGCTGCGTCAGGCCGCGACCGCCAAGCTGAAGGCGGCCGGCGCGCACTACGTGATCGACAGCGTGGCCGACCTGATGCCCGTCATCGAAGACATCGAGGCGAAGCTCAAGCAGGGCATCACGCCCTGA
- a CDS encoding ABC transporter ATP-binding protein, with product MTTPLLDVQGLRVAFGGKAVVHGIDFHIGVGEKLALVGESGSGKTVTALSLLRLVQNAEVQGSARFADATGGGRDLLALSEHALRGIRGKEIAMIFQEPMTALNALYSVGDQIAEVLELHEGLSKRDAQEAAVALLADTGIPEPARRARAFPHQLSGGQRQRAMIAMALACKPRLLLADEPTTALDVTVRGQILDLLSALQQKHGMAVLLITHDLNLVRRFADRVAVMESGHIVEQGAVSEVFGAPQHAYTRRLIDSRPTRDVVPPPTTEAPPVLAAQGLRVSYPVPRPGIAGWFRAGAFVAVRGADFRIAPGETLGVVGESGSGKSTLALATLGLLRHDGSLAVGGQRWGAGSTQDRALRRTMQVVFQDPFSSLSPRMTVEQIVGEGLTVHAPELDRAARRVRVLAALADVGLGEAQFPALLDRYPHEFSGGQRQRLAIARALIVDPTLLVLDEPTSALDVTIQKQVLGLLQRLQRERGLSYLLITHDIEVIAAMAHQVIVMKDGAILEHGPVEQVLDAPEHPYTRKLVAAAVAD from the coding sequence GTGACGACACCGCTGCTCGACGTTCAAGGGCTGCGCGTCGCCTTCGGCGGCAAGGCGGTGGTGCACGGCATCGACTTCCACATCGGCGTTGGCGAGAAGCTCGCGCTGGTCGGCGAATCGGGCTCGGGCAAGACCGTAACGGCGCTCAGCCTGCTGCGCCTCGTCCAGAACGCCGAGGTCCAGGGCAGCGCACGCTTCGCCGATGCGACGGGCGGCGGGCGTGACCTGCTGGCGTTGTCCGAGCACGCGCTGCGCGGCATCCGCGGCAAGGAGATCGCGATGATCTTCCAGGAGCCGATGACCGCGCTGAACGCGCTCTACAGCGTCGGCGACCAGATCGCCGAGGTGCTCGAACTGCACGAGGGGCTGTCCAAACGCGATGCGCAGGAGGCCGCCGTCGCGCTGCTGGCCGACACCGGCATCCCCGAGCCGGCACGGCGTGCGCGGGCCTTCCCGCACCAGCTCTCGGGCGGGCAGCGTCAGCGCGCCATGATCGCCATGGCGCTGGCCTGCAAGCCGCGCCTGTTGTTGGCCGACGAGCCGACCACGGCGCTGGATGTCACGGTGCGCGGCCAGATCCTCGACCTGCTGAGCGCGCTCCAGCAGAAGCACGGCATGGCGGTCCTGCTGATCACGCACGACCTGAACCTGGTGCGTCGCTTCGCCGACCGCGTGGCGGTGATGGAAAGCGGCCACATCGTGGAGCAGGGCGCGGTGAGCGAGGTCTTCGGGGCGCCGCAGCATGCCTACACACGTCGCTTGATCGACAGCCGGCCGACGCGCGATGTCGTGCCGCCACCGACCACCGAGGCGCCGCCGGTGCTGGCGGCGCAGGGCCTGCGCGTGAGCTATCCCGTGCCGCGCCCCGGGATCGCCGGGTGGTTCCGCGCCGGCGCCTTCGTGGCGGTGCGAGGCGCCGATTTCCGGATCGCCCCGGGCGAGACGCTGGGCGTGGTCGGCGAGTCGGGCTCCGGCAAGTCGACCCTCGCGCTCGCCACGCTGGGCCTGCTGCGGCACGACGGCTCGCTCGCGGTCGGCGGCCAGCGCTGGGGCGCCGGCAGCACGCAGGACCGCGCGCTGCGCCGGACCATGCAGGTCGTCTTCCAGGACCCGTTCTCCTCGCTGTCGCCGCGCATGACGGTGGAGCAGATCGTGGGCGAGGGTCTCACGGTGCATGCGCCCGAACTCGACCGCGCGGCGCGCCGGGTGCGCGTGCTGGCGGCGCTGGCCGACGTCGGCCTGGGCGAGGCGCAGTTCCCCGCCTTGCTCGACCGCTATCCGCACGAGTTCTCGGGCGGGCAGCGCCAGCGACTGGCGATCGCGCGCGCGCTGATCGTCGACCCGACCCTGCTGGTGCTCGACGAGCCGACCAGCGCGCTCGACGTCACCATCCAGAAGCAGGTGCTCGGGCTGCTGCAGCGGCTGCAGCGCGAGCGGGGGCTGAGCTATCTGCTGATCACGCACGACATCGAGGTCATCGCCGCCATGGCGCACCAGGTCATCGTGATGAAGGACGGCGCCATCCTCGAACACGGGCCGGTCGAACAGGTGCTCGACGCCCCCGAACATCCCTACACGCGCAAGCTCGTGGCGGCCGCCGTGGCCGATTAG
- a CDS encoding YbfB/YjiJ family MFS transporter: protein MSNIGKDRRDAWRAALACMVTLAVAMGLGRFAFTPMLPIMLHEGKLDLQAGGVLASLNYLGYFIGAVSCASIRLRPAFMVRSGLLATAALLLGMGLLHGFTVWGALRGAAGVVSAWVFVFASGWGLRRLAETHSPALGGVIYTGPGIGIAVTGLLGGVTGRWGSDAAWIGYGLLALVLIALIWRVFDDGAQAATGAGRAPEAPQPEATARHRSDARWLVGLYGLAGFGYIITATFLPVIARQALPGSPWPDFFWPLFGLAIVPGALIGARAPIAWDNRLLLAIAYALQAAGVVLSVLWPTISGFAVGSLLLGMPFTAITLFAVREARRLRGNAAAGLIGYATASYGVGQILGPLFAAPLAQRTGSFAVPLLVAAAALALGSLLFLGVWRKARRRGAVFSA from the coding sequence ATGTCGAATATCGGAAAAGACCGGCGGGACGCCTGGCGCGCCGCGCTGGCCTGCATGGTCACGCTGGCCGTGGCGATGGGGCTGGGCCGCTTCGCCTTCACGCCCATGCTCCCCATCATGCTGCACGAGGGCAAGCTCGACCTGCAGGCCGGCGGCGTACTGGCCTCGCTCAATTACCTGGGCTACTTCATCGGCGCGGTGTCGTGCGCGTCGATCCGGTTGCGGCCGGCCTTCATGGTGCGCAGTGGCCTGCTGGCGACGGCGGCGCTGCTGCTGGGCATGGGGCTGTTGCACGGTTTCACCGTCTGGGGCGCGCTGCGCGGCGCCGCGGGCGTGGTGAGCGCCTGGGTGTTCGTCTTCGCCTCCGGCTGGGGCCTGCGCCGCCTGGCCGAAACCCATTCGCCCGCCCTGGGGGGTGTGATCTACACCGGCCCCGGGATCGGGATCGCGGTGACGGGCCTGCTGGGTGGCGTCACGGGGCGCTGGGGCTCGGATGCGGCGTGGATCGGCTACGGCCTGCTGGCGCTGGTGCTCATCGCGCTGATCTGGCGGGTGTTCGACGACGGCGCGCAGGCGGCAACCGGCGCGGGCAGGGCGCCCGAAGCGCCGCAGCCCGAGGCGACGGCCCGCCACCGCAGCGATGCGCGCTGGCTGGTCGGGCTCTATGGCCTGGCCGGCTTCGGCTACATCATCACGGCGACCTTTTTGCCGGTGATCGCGCGGCAGGCCCTTCCGGGTTCTCCCTGGCCCGATTTCTTCTGGCCGCTGTTCGGCCTGGCGATCGTGCCTGGCGCGCTGATCGGCGCGCGGGCGCCGATCGCCTGGGACAACCGGCTGTTGCTCGCCATCGCCTACGCGCTGCAGGCGGCGGGCGTCGTGCTCTCGGTGCTCTGGCCGACCATTTCGGGCTTTGCCGTGGGCAGTCTGCTGCTGGGCATGCCGTTCACCGCGATCACCCTGTTCGCCGTGCGCGAGGCCCGCCGGCTACGCGGCAACGCAGCGGCCGGACTGATCGGTTACGCCACCGCCTCGTACGGCGTCGGACAGATCCTCGGGCCGCTGTTCGCGGCGCCGCTGGCGCAGCGCACCGGCTCCTTCGCCGTGCCCTTGCTGGTGGCTGCAGCCGCTCTGGCATTGGGTTCTTTGCTGTTTCTGGGGGTCTGGCGCAAAGCGAGAAGGCGCGGCGCCGTTTTCTCGGCTTAA
- a CDS encoding ABC transporter permease, whose protein sequence is MTDAAPTVSPSPGQRAWRRFKRNRLGFWSLVIFSVLVVASLFAEVLSTDKPLVVRYEGTTYFPVLRDYSEKTFGGDFETPADYLDPFIRERITQGSNWAIYAPNPYGPKTLNYFASSPNPAAPSRENFFGSDDRGRDLLAQLIYGFRVSVLFALALTFIGVVLGVITGAIQGFFGGKTDLAFQRFIEIWGSMPELYLLIIFSAIFAPSVALLLVLLSLFGWMGLSDYVRAEFLRNRQMDYVRAARALGVSNLQIMRRHILPNSMTPVVTFLPFRMSAAILALTSLDFLGLGVPPGTPSLGELLSQGKANIDAWWISLSTFGVLVVTLMLLTFMGDALRDALDPRKMDT, encoded by the coding sequence TTGACTGACGCCGCGCCCACCGTGAGCCCATCGCCGGGCCAGCGCGCCTGGCGCCGCTTCAAGCGCAACCGCCTGGGCTTCTGGAGCCTGGTGATCTTCAGCGTGCTGGTGGTGGCGAGCCTGTTCGCCGAGGTGCTGTCGACCGACAAGCCGCTGGTCGTGCGCTACGAAGGCACGACCTATTTCCCGGTGCTGCGCGACTATTCCGAGAAGACCTTCGGCGGCGACTTCGAGACGCCGGCCGACTACCTCGACCCTTTCATCCGCGAGCGCATCACGCAAGGCAGCAACTGGGCGATCTACGCGCCCAACCCCTACGGCCCGAAGACGCTCAACTACTTCGCGAGCTCGCCGAACCCGGCCGCGCCGTCTCGCGAGAACTTCTTCGGCAGCGACGACCGCGGCCGCGACCTGCTGGCGCAGTTGATCTACGGCTTCCGCGTGAGCGTGCTGTTCGCGCTGGCGCTGACCTTCATTGGCGTGGTGCTGGGCGTCATCACCGGCGCCATCCAGGGCTTCTTCGGTGGCAAGACCGACCTGGCCTTCCAGCGCTTCATCGAGATCTGGGGCTCGATGCCCGAGCTCTACCTGCTCATCATCTTCAGCGCCATCTTCGCGCCCAGCGTCGCGCTGCTGCTGGTGCTGCTGAGCCTGTTCGGCTGGATGGGGCTGTCGGACTACGTGCGGGCCGAGTTCTTGCGCAACCGCCAAATGGACTACGTGCGGGCCGCGCGGGCGCTGGGCGTGTCGAACCTGCAGATCATGCGGCGCCACATCCTGCCCAACAGCATGACGCCGGTCGTCACCTTCCTGCCGTTCCGCATGAGCGCGGCGATTCTGGCGCTGACCTCGCTCGACTTCCTCGGCCTGGGTGTGCCGCCGGGCACGCCGTCGCTGGGCGAACTGCTGAGCCAGGGCAAAGCCAACATCGACGCCTGGTGGATCTCGCTGTCGACCTTCGGCGTGCTGGTGGTGACGCTGATGCTGCTCACCTTCATGGGCGACGCGCTGCGCGACGCGCTCGACCCCCGAAAGATGGACACGTGA
- the fabI gene encoding enoyl-ACP reductase FabI, whose protein sequence is MGFLSGKKILITGVLSNRSIAYGIAKACHQQGAELAFSYVGERFKDRITEFAADFDSKLIFDCDVGDDAQIEKLFADLSQTWPQFDGFVHSIGFAPREAIAGDFLDGLSREGFKIAHDISAYSFPAMAKAALPYLRDKSALLTLTYLGAIRALPNYNTMGLAKASLEASVRYLAQSLGPKGMRVNGISAGPVKTLAASGIKGFGKILSTVAEVSPIRRNITIEDVGNVAAFLLSDLAGGVTAEITYVDGGFSNVVGGIDEPAA, encoded by the coding sequence ATGGGCTTTCTTTCCGGCAAAAAAATTCTGATCACGGGCGTGCTGAGCAACCGTTCGATCGCCTACGGCATCGCCAAGGCCTGTCATCAACAGGGCGCGGAACTCGCCTTCAGCTACGTCGGCGAGCGATTCAAGGACCGTATCACCGAATTCGCCGCCGACTTCGATTCGAAGCTGATCTTCGACTGCGACGTGGGCGACGACGCGCAGATCGAGAAGCTCTTCGCCGACCTCTCGCAGACCTGGCCGCAGTTCGACGGCTTCGTGCACAGCATCGGCTTCGCCCCGCGCGAGGCGATCGCAGGCGACTTCCTCGACGGCCTGTCGCGCGAAGGCTTCAAGATCGCGCATGACATCAGCGCCTACAGCTTCCCGGCGATGGCCAAGGCAGCCCTGCCCTACCTGCGCGACAAGTCGGCGCTGCTCACGCTGACGTACCTGGGCGCCATTCGCGCACTGCCCAACTACAACACCATGGGTCTGGCCAAGGCCAGCCTCGAAGCCTCGGTGCGCTACCTGGCGCAGTCGCTCGGCCCCAAGGGCATGCGCGTGAACGGCATCAGCGCCGGCCCGGTCAAGACGCTCGCGGCCAGCGGCATCAAGGGCTTCGGCAAGATCCTCTCGACCGTGGCCGAGGTGTCACCGATCCGCCGCAACATCACGATCGAGGATGTCGGCAACGTGGCGGCCTTCCTGCTGAGCGACTTGGCCGGTGGTGTGACGGCCGAGATCACCTACGTGGATGGTGGCTTCAGCAACGTGGTGGGCGGCATCGACGAACCTGCCGCCTGA
- the rimP gene encoding ribosome maturation factor RimP has protein sequence MALQQVVEQTVAGLGYDLVEIERSAGGLLRVTIDLPWIAPTSDGVPGAPEPFVTVEDCEKVTRQLQFALEVDGADYKRLEVSSPGIDRPLRHEQDFERFVGEVIDVTLKAPMGAAAGGQVAANRKKFRGTLERAEAGGWQIVWSEAPEPKPGQKISKKRAPAPLHALGFALDELREARLAPIVDFKGRRPKTPAGSVEQAPEGLSDIGDTEVSD, from the coding sequence GTGGCATTGCAGCAAGTAGTGGAACAAACCGTGGCCGGACTCGGCTACGACCTGGTCGAGATCGAAAGATCGGCCGGGGGATTGCTGCGCGTCACGATTGATCTGCCCTGGATCGCCCCCACCTCCGATGGGGTGCCCGGTGCGCCCGAACCCTTCGTGACGGTCGAGGATTGCGAGAAGGTCACGCGTCAGCTGCAATTTGCGCTGGAAGTCGACGGGGCCGACTACAAGCGCCTCGAGGTGTCGTCGCCGGGCATCGACCGCCCGCTGCGGCATGAACAGGATTTCGAGCGTTTCGTCGGCGAAGTGATCGACGTGACGCTGAAGGCGCCGATGGGCGCTGCGGCCGGCGGCCAGGTGGCGGCCAACCGCAAGAAGTTTCGCGGCACGCTGGAGCGGGCCGAGGCGGGTGGTTGGCAGATCGTCTGGAGCGAGGCCCCCGAACCCAAGCCGGGACAAAAGATCAGCAAGAAGCGCGCGCCTGCACCGTTGCATGCGCTCGGCTTTGCATTGGACGAGTTGCGCGAAGCGCGGCTCGCGCCGATCGTGGACTTCAAGGGCCGCAGGCCCAAGACCCCGGCGGGGTCGGTGGAACAGGCCCCCGAGGGTCTTTCGGACATTGGCGACACGGAAGTGTCGGACTGA
- a CDS encoding DNA ligase → MKRRHFLMAAGLASALPPLARAAAPALMLADVYRPGMPLEGYWVSEKYDGVRGYWDGKQLWTRGGTRVAAPAWFTAPLPAVPLDGELWAGRGRFELATSTVRSQIPNDTAWREIRFMVFDLPAQPGDFDARLAALRKLLPITAAPWVVPVAQQRATTHEALQALLNKTVKLGGEGLMLHRGGAPYRGERNADLLKVKPYDDAEARVVGHTAGQGRHASHLGALVVETPEGRRFKLGGGFTDAQRRDPPPVGTWVTYRYNGTNPSGLPRFARFMRVRSEPGI, encoded by the coding sequence ATGAAACGACGTCACTTTCTGATGGCGGCTGGGCTGGCGAGTGCCCTGCCGCCGCTCGCGCGCGCCGCCGCGCCGGCATTGATGCTGGCCGACGTGTACCGGCCCGGCATGCCGCTCGAGGGCTACTGGGTCAGCGAGAAATACGATGGCGTGCGCGGCTACTGGGACGGCAAGCAGCTCTGGACGCGCGGCGGCACGCGCGTGGCGGCACCGGCCTGGTTCACGGCCCCCTTGCCTGCCGTGCCACTCGACGGCGAACTCTGGGCCGGCCGTGGCCGCTTCGAGCTGGCGACATCGACCGTGCGCAGCCAGATCCCGAACGATACCGCCTGGCGCGAGATCCGCTTCATGGTGTTCGATTTGCCGGCCCAGCCCGGCGACTTCGATGCGCGGCTGGCGGCGTTGCGCAAGCTGCTGCCCATCACCGCCGCGCCATGGGTGGTGCCGGTCGCGCAGCAGCGCGCCACCACGCACGAGGCGCTGCAGGCCTTGCTGAACAAGACCGTGAAGCTCGGCGGCGAGGGCCTGATGCTCCATCGCGGCGGCGCGCCGTACCGCGGTGAGCGCAACGCCGACCTGCTGAAAGTCAAGCCCTACGACGATGCCGAGGCACGCGTCGTCGGCCACACGGCCGGCCAGGGCCGGCATGCGAGCCATCTGGGTGCCCTGGTCGTTGAGACGCCGGAGGGGCGGCGCTTCAAGCTGGGTGGCGGCTTCACCGACGCCCAGCGCCGCGACCCGCCACCGGTCGGCACCTGGGTGACCTACCGCTACAACGGCACCAACCCGAGCGGCCTGCCCCGCTTCGCGCGCTTCATGCGGGTACGCAGCGAGCCCGGCATCTGA
- a CDS encoding extracellular solute-binding protein, translating to MRGWLLLVMLLSAAPSWAAHAYAQFGDVKYPSGFTNFSYVNPQAPKGGEIRMVPPTRPTNFDKFNPFTLKGTAPYGIGSLMIESLLTGNSEEPTTAYGLLADDVDVAADKQSATFRLNPKARFHDGSPVQAADVVHSFRMLMSKEAAPQFKTIYAEVKDVVAVDERTVRFDFASPNPELPLVVGGMAVFSRAWGRGKPFDQITTEVPIGSGPYKIANPRMGRDITYTRDPAYWGADLPVRKGQFNFDRVTFKIYLDETSKFEGLKAGEYDFMREFTSRNWARQYTGKQFTSGELVKRAFENKNPGDFQGYVFNVRKDKFKDIRVRQAIGLAMDFEWLNKQLFYGLYKRVEGYYPNSEFHAEGLPKPEELALLEPLRGQLRPEVFGPAVVSPSTAPPGSLRENLRKARGLLAEAGWTYRDGALRNAKNEPFTIEFLNDQPSLIRVATPFQTALQKLGIQMSFRTVDFSLSQQRMDSFDFEMTSLRLQGSTAPGGELLELFGSKAASTNGSSNIWGIADPAVDALLQKVVASKTRPELVTAMRALDRVLSHGYYSVPHYYGDAFLIGYRPAPFVLPPTIPPYYQADIWAMSTWWASPANK from the coding sequence ATGCGTGGTTGGCTGCTCCTGGTGATGTTGCTCTCGGCGGCCCCCTCGTGGGCCGCCCATGCCTACGCGCAGTTCGGCGATGTGAAGTACCCGTCGGGTTTCACGAACTTCAGCTACGTGAATCCGCAGGCGCCCAAGGGCGGCGAGATCCGCATGGTGCCGCCCACGCGGCCGACCAACTTCGACAAGTTCAACCCCTTCACGCTCAAGGGGACCGCGCCGTACGGCATCGGTTCGCTGATGATCGAGAGCCTGCTGACCGGCAACTCGGAAGAACCAACCACGGCCTACGGGCTGCTGGCCGACGACGTCGACGTCGCGGCAGACAAGCAGTCGGCCACCTTCCGGCTGAACCCGAAGGCGCGCTTCCACGACGGCTCGCCGGTGCAGGCGGCCGACGTGGTGCATTCCTTCCGCATGCTGATGAGCAAGGAGGCGGCGCCGCAGTTCAAGACCATCTACGCCGAGGTGAAGGACGTGGTCGCCGTCGACGAGCGCACCGTGCGATTCGACTTCGCCAGCCCGAACCCCGAACTGCCGCTGGTGGTGGGTGGCATGGCCGTCTTCAGCCGTGCCTGGGGTCGGGGCAAGCCCTTCGACCAGATCACGACCGAGGTGCCGATCGGTTCGGGCCCCTACAAGATCGCCAACCCGCGCATGGGCCGCGACATCACCTACACGCGCGATCCGGCCTACTGGGGCGCCGACCTGCCGGTGCGCAAGGGGCAGTTCAACTTCGACCGCGTGACCTTCAAGATTTATCTCGACGAGACGTCGAAGTTCGAGGGGCTGAAGGCCGGCGAATACGACTTCATGCGCGAGTTCACCTCCCGCAACTGGGCGCGCCAATACACGGGCAAGCAGTTCACGTCGGGCGAGCTCGTCAAGCGCGCCTTCGAGAACAAGAACCCCGGCGATTTCCAGGGCTACGTCTTCAATGTGCGCAAGGACAAGTTCAAGGACATCCGCGTGCGCCAGGCCATCGGCCTCGCGATGGACTTCGAGTGGCTCAACAAGCAACTCTTCTACGGCTTGTACAAACGGGTCGAAGGCTACTACCCCAACAGCGAGTTCCATGCCGAGGGCCTGCCCAAGCCGGAGGAGCTCGCGCTGCTCGAGCCGTTGCGCGGCCAGTTGCGACCCGAAGTCTTCGGGCCTGCGGTGGTGTCGCCGAGCACCGCGCCGCCCGGTAGCCTGCGCGAGAACCTCCGCAAGGCACGCGGGTTGCTTGCGGAAGCCGGATGGACCTACCGCGACGGCGCGTTGCGCAACGCGAAGAACGAACCCTTCACCATCGAGTTCCTCAACGACCAGCCCTCGCTGATTCGCGTGGCCACGCCCTTCCAGACCGCGTTGCAGAAGCTGGGCATCCAGATGAGCTTCCGCACGGTCGACTTCTCGCTGTCGCAGCAGCGCATGGACAGCTTCGACTTCGAGATGACGTCACTTCGGCTGCAAGGCAGCACCGCGCCGGGCGGCGAATTGCTGGAACTGTTCGGATCGAAGGCCGCCTCCACCAACGGCTCGTCGAACATCTGGGGCATCGCCGACCCGGCGGTCGACGCGCTGCTGCAGAAGGTGGTGGCGTCGAAGACGCGGCCCGAACTGGTCACCGCCATGCGCGCCCTCGACCGGGTGTTGTCGCACGGCTACTACTCGGTGCCGCACTACTACGGCGATGCCTTCCTGATCGGTTACCGGCCGGCGCCTTTCGTGTTGCCGCCGACCATCCCGCCGTATTACCAGGCCGACATTTGGGCCATGAGCACCTGGTGGGCCTCGCCCGCGAACAAGTGA
- a CDS encoding microcin C ABC transporter permease YejB — translation MTSYILKRLLLMVPTLFGVLLLTFVVIQFVPGGPVEQMVAQLQGRDSGGERAASSGAGYRGRQGLDEKRIAEIKQLYGFDKPAHERFWQMLKSYARFDLGTSFYQRKDVWQLVKEKMPVSISLGLWTFFISYLIAVPLGVAKAVRAGSRFDFVTTLIVLIGYAIPGFVLGVALLVIFGGQLQWFPLRGLTSPNWEAMGWGARIVDYLWHITLPITAMVLGSFAVTAMLTKNSFLEEIRKQYVLTARAKGLSERQVLWKHVFRNALIPIVTGFPAAFIGAFFTGALLIETLFSLDGLGLLSYESVIRRDYPVVLGTLYLFTLIGLVTKLISDLCYVWVDPRVKFD, via the coding sequence ATGACCAGCTACATCCTCAAACGCCTGCTGCTTATGGTGCCGACGCTGTTTGGCGTGCTGCTGCTGACCTTCGTCGTGATCCAGTTCGTGCCGGGTGGTCCGGTGGAGCAGATGGTGGCGCAGCTGCAGGGGCGCGACTCCGGCGGTGAACGCGCGGCGTCGAGCGGGGCCGGCTACCGCGGCCGCCAGGGCCTGGACGAGAAGCGCATCGCGGAGATCAAGCAACTCTACGGTTTCGACAAGCCCGCGCACGAGCGCTTCTGGCAGATGCTCAAGAGCTACGCGCGCTTCGACCTCGGGACCAGCTTCTACCAGCGCAAGGACGTGTGGCAGCTGGTGAAGGAAAAGATGCCGGTGTCGATCAGCCTCGGCCTCTGGACCTTCTTCATCAGCTACCTGATCGCGGTGCCGCTGGGCGTGGCGAAGGCGGTGCGGGCCGGCTCGCGCTTCGACTTCGTCACCACGCTCATCGTGCTGATCGGCTACGCCATTCCCGGCTTCGTGCTGGGCGTCGCGTTGCTGGTGATTTTCGGCGGACAGCTGCAGTGGTTTCCGTTGCGCGGGCTCACGTCGCCCAACTGGGAAGCGATGGGGTGGGGCGCACGCATCGTCGACTACCTCTGGCATATCACCCTGCCGATCACGGCGATGGTGCTCGGCAGCTTCGCGGTGACGGCCATGCTGACCAAGAATTCCTTCCTCGAGGAAATCCGCAAGCAGTACGTGCTGACGGCGCGCGCGAAGGGGCTGAGCGAGCGGCAGGTGCTGTGGAAGCACGTCTTCCGCAATGCGCTCATTCCGATCGTCACCGGTTTTCCGGCGGCCTTCATCGGCGCCTTCTTCACTGGCGCGCTGCTGATCGAAACGCTGTTCTCGCTCGACGGCCTCGGCCTGCTGAGCTACGAGAGCGTGATCCGGCGCGACTACCCAGTCGTGCTGGGCACGCTCTATCTCTTCACGCTGATCGGGCTGGTGACCAAGCTGATCAGCGACCTTTGCTACGTGTGGGTCGACCCGAGGGTGAAGTTTGACTGA